A region of Drosophila suzukii chromosome 2L, CBGP_Dsuzu_IsoJpt1.0, whole genome shotgun sequence DNA encodes the following proteins:
- the LOC108021139 gene encoding cytochrome c oxidase assembly factor 1 homolog codes for MPTLKLRIGLPSKRTMGSLCICGALASISGLAYMRWRLEDGVRQSEYYQMAIQQLRQHSGAVGLLGEPIKESGFSLSNEKNRCDPDKAQLQVSVQGSKDRGTVYFWATNNQKQGWLIDRLELETKQHPNTRFLLKKPQNYALLSSEGDPDPPGATDSTEESQQPQESLDPQEQAENEEQEQDAQRPPSIHNNPPQQLHQRQGQEPVPYVHTAEG; via the coding sequence ATGCCCACTCTAAAGCTGCGAATTGGTCTGCCCTCGAAGCGAACGATGGGCAGCCTGTGCATCTGTGGGGCACTGGCCTCCATCTCTGGGCTGGCCTACATGCGCTGGCGGCTGGAGGACGGGGTGCGTCAGTCGGAGTACTACCAGATGGCCATCCAGCAGCTCCGCCAGCACAGCGGAGCCGTGGGCCTACTGGGGGAGCCCATCAAGGAGTCGGGATTTAGTCTGTCCAACGAGAAGAACCGCTGCGATCCGGACAAGGCCCAGCTGCAGGTGAGCGTTCAGGGTTCCAAGGACAGGGGCACCGTCTACTTCTGGGCCACGAACAACCAGAAACAAGGCTGGCTGATCGATCGTCTGGAGCTCGAGACGAAGCAGCATCCAAACACTCGTTTCCTGCTCAAGAAACCCCAGAACTATGCCCTTCTCAGTAGCGAAGGTGATCCGGATCCTCCGGGTGCCACTGATTCCACAGAGGAATCCCAGCAGCCCCAGGAGTCGCTCGACCCACAGGAGCAGGCGGAGAacgaggagcaggagcaggatgCGCAACGTCCCCCTAGTATTCACAATAATCCTCCACAACAACTGCACCAGCGACAGGGTCAGGAGCCGGTGCCATACGTTCATACAGCGGAGGGCTGA